From the Leptotrichia sp. oral taxon 221 genome, one window contains:
- a CDS encoding Bax inhibitor-1/YccA family protein, with protein sequence MGNVNLEENNYRTYMSYEDLQSLVTSKVRGSILWMVLGLIITGVTGFFFLNAVSNGIISNEIFGPIMIGAIILELVTVIAFTALTYKSSAGALRAMFLIYSVLNGVTLSTLGFAYGLDLVVIAFASTVVLFTVLAIYGYCTKEDLTKYTSLLTVGIISLIIMSLINIFLRSDGLMLITSIIGVIVFIIFIAVDVNRIKSNVIAYAMQEDASILDKIEIHGALQLYLDFVNLFIYILRLLGRRR encoded by the coding sequence ATGGGAAATGTTAATTTAGAAGAAAACAATTACAGAACGTATATGAGTTATGAAGATTTACAAAGTTTAGTAACATCAAAAGTAAGAGGAAGTATACTTTGGATGGTTTTAGGACTAATCATTACAGGAGTTACTGGTTTTTTCTTTTTAAACGCAGTATCCAATGGAATTATTTCAAATGAAATATTCGGACCAATAATGATAGGGGCAATAATACTAGAACTTGTAACAGTAATAGCATTTACAGCACTAACTTATAAATCAAGTGCTGGAGCACTAAGAGCAATGTTTTTAATTTATTCAGTATTAAATGGAGTTACATTGTCAACATTAGGATTCGCTTACGGATTAGATTTAGTAGTTATCGCATTTGCAAGTACAGTAGTTTTATTTACAGTATTAGCAATTTACGGTTACTGCACAAAAGAAGACTTAACAAAATACACAAGTTTACTAACAGTAGGAATAATCTCATTAATCATAATGAGCTTAATAAATATATTCCTAAGAAGTGACGGATTAATGCTTATAACTTCAATAATAGGAGTTATAGTATTTATAATCTTCATAGCTGTTGATGTAAATAGAATAAAAAGCAACGTAATAGCTTATGCAATGCAAGAAGATGCTTCAATACTTGATAAAATTGAAATACACGGTGCATTACAACTATACTTAGATTTCGTTAACTTGTTTATTTACATTTTAAGACTTCTAGGAAGAAGAAGATAA
- a CDS encoding LPS-assembly protein LptD, giving the protein MRKIKHKQVLILLFYILLFARLKAENGVIELETQKSVIDLEKESIETKGNVSLKYNDVTIQADNLKKLAKKNIIFAHGNVEFNQGSQIIKADQVVYDMDNRKAKMFGAESYDVNLKLRYGGEEILSEEPDPKKSSGKQSPRKITVKNGWFTSSPYEKPNYKVNSRELDIYPNRKVVAKDIGIVAAGKTWLKLPYYVVSLKPQSQRATLFPYIGSDSDRGLYGIWGFDYDKGPLAQGFVDFELSAKKKLALKFSNDYNFSNGNSGNIFINRLVVPIGNRKREWDFSLNHKFVSTPKKEAEDRKFYDLGYGIWNLNYKNMTTNLMRAVDGVKLNDDYTAYVNKYNKIGLYDFKIDQELGRNGEFNLNYNWTSDREALRELTKINDDIVDRDELDPRKTDVDLYKSVKYINGNNDVSVGVDNEEFMDINPGYVGDLNSYRKKRNYFIDLRGPKIRFEYLNSDKDEYGEVRGMRERDDADWYSLETGTIRWVPKVAYDKRKEQSMTFGNYYPFKKSEFFGYEPRTAYQNLTNTLYFGAQTKQVDVKRKEYEYDYTRDNPNYNNLFLDLTADANSKTYKVYEDAERIRRAKKIISEKYRSQKFNVGNDRIDIPLKDSYISYDFSIEARDYENTYIPEFSGGRKIEDVNSTTGYKLATDASGNPMKQKPAVNIGALNAKLYTTIFDNTAKTNNKYDVKVVNDADFTFQKVDAKRTMFNGYDIIETPTDVLGLKNNFRYSIGNVNFNYILTMRDDKHAVDNWLKNRYVRNYLKADIDNKRFVSLDFERNDEYEFENFRSEQTFNREVQYGYVTDNDNAFLYRYSDRNKRYFPYNETIGWDRKKYKEAYRDRTFGVNFNEWGVEYSNVMNQINDIYGNSATFGTPDLKLKTNLHRFGFVYDTTKMKNKKFESDHYFRASYGFGKKKYRDINATPTNATDDVYSSGSDYTTISLLYRYENNAKPKYAKDKTEETEKVANENQDIKLVQDSNTKEFSIANSNNQIDKINIDTKDQLFLSNEEEQAYKSYVEEEKYRQNKFNLNDFNSKLQDLRKGKKYFQVGLDMEIDGSDSLHKTNYKGIDRLNDLTFKIEAGYLEKFFMGYKFIMERPDRIYRDVPGRKSTFNFRKHELEGKYMFGQDPDKPWWVGAKVQYVQDGAPKASDPEIFESSSAAIRANKLTLGMATISHRFENVEWEIGAGMKWDKPDNKKLGYYPVVTLKFGIVTFPEKNVQLNYSGGGIQFGAGL; this is encoded by the coding sequence ATGAGAAAAATAAAACATAAACAAGTATTGATTTTGCTGTTCTATATTTTACTTTTTGCAAGATTAAAGGCAGAAAATGGAGTTATAGAATTAGAAACACAAAAATCAGTAATCGATTTAGAGAAGGAATCAATAGAAACAAAAGGTAACGTATCATTGAAATATAATGATGTTACTATTCAAGCCGATAATTTGAAAAAATTGGCTAAAAAAAATATAATTTTTGCTCATGGAAATGTCGAATTCAATCAAGGTTCGCAAATTATAAAGGCAGATCAAGTAGTTTATGATATGGATAATAGAAAGGCCAAAATGTTTGGTGCTGAAAGTTATGATGTGAATTTAAAATTAAGATATGGTGGTGAAGAAATACTGAGTGAAGAGCCAGATCCTAAAAAATCTTCAGGAAAACAATCACCAAGAAAAATAACCGTAAAAAATGGTTGGTTTACATCAAGTCCGTATGAAAAGCCAAATTATAAGGTGAATTCGAGAGAATTGGATATATACCCTAATAGAAAAGTTGTCGCCAAAGATATTGGTATAGTTGCAGCTGGGAAAACTTGGCTGAAATTACCGTACTATGTGGTTTCCTTAAAACCGCAAAGTCAGAGAGCGACATTATTTCCGTATATTGGATCAGATAGCGATAGAGGATTGTATGGAATATGGGGATTTGATTATGATAAAGGTCCATTAGCACAGGGATTTGTAGATTTTGAGCTTAGTGCAAAGAAAAAATTAGCATTAAAATTTTCTAATGATTATAATTTTTCAAATGGGAATAGCGGAAATATATTTATAAATAGATTGGTTGTTCCGATTGGTAACCGTAAAAGAGAATGGGATTTTTCATTAAATCATAAATTTGTTAGTACACCAAAAAAAGAGGCGGAAGACAGAAAATTTTATGATTTAGGTTACGGAATATGGAATTTGAATTATAAAAATATGACTACAAATTTGATGAGAGCTGTAGATGGTGTTAAATTGAATGACGATTATACAGCTTATGTTAATAAGTATAATAAAATCGGACTTTATGACTTTAAGATTGATCAAGAGCTTGGAAGAAATGGAGAATTTAATTTAAATTACAATTGGACATCTGATAGGGAAGCATTAAGAGAGTTGACAAAAATTAATGATGATATCGTTGATAGAGACGAACTTGACCCTAGAAAAACTGATGTTGATTTGTATAAAAGTGTAAAATATATCAATGGAAATAACGATGTTTCTGTTGGAGTAGACAATGAAGAATTTATGGATATTAATCCAGGATATGTGGGAGACTTAAACTCGTATAGGAAAAAAAGAAATTATTTTATAGATTTGAGAGGACCTAAAATTCGTTTTGAGTATTTAAATTCAGATAAAGATGAATACGGAGAAGTACGTGGAATGAGAGAGCGTGACGATGCAGATTGGTATTCATTGGAAACTGGTACAATTAGATGGGTTCCAAAAGTGGCTTATGATAAGCGAAAAGAGCAATCTATGACTTTTGGAAATTATTATCCTTTCAAAAAAAGTGAATTTTTTGGATACGAGCCAAGAACAGCATACCAAAATTTGACAAATACATTATATTTTGGAGCTCAAACAAAACAAGTTGATGTAAAACGAAAAGAGTATGAATACGATTACACAAGAGATAATCCTAATTATAATAATTTATTTTTGGATTTGACGGCAGATGCAAACAGTAAAACATACAAAGTTTACGAAGATGCTGAAAGAATCAGAAGAGCGAAAAAAATTATTTCTGAAAAATATAGATCACAAAAGTTCAATGTAGGAAATGATAGAATTGATATTCCATTGAAAGATTCGTATATTTCATATGATTTTAGTATTGAAGCGAGAGATTACGAGAATACTTACATTCCAGAATTTAGTGGTGGTAGAAAAATAGAAGATGTTAATTCGACAACTGGATATAAATTAGCAACAGATGCAAGTGGAAATCCGATGAAACAAAAACCAGCAGTAAATATTGGAGCATTAAATGCAAAATTGTATACTACAATTTTTGACAATACTGCAAAAACAAATAATAAATATGACGTAAAAGTTGTAAATGATGCAGATTTTACATTCCAAAAAGTTGATGCGAAAAGAACGATGTTCAATGGATATGATATCATCGAAACACCGACTGATGTTTTAGGATTAAAAAATAATTTTAGATATAGTATTGGGAATGTAAATTTCAATTATATTTTAACAATGAGAGATGATAAACATGCAGTTGATAATTGGTTAAAAAATCGTTACGTAAGAAATTATTTGAAGGCTGATATTGATAATAAACGTTTTGTGAGTTTAGATTTTGAGAGAAATGACGAATATGAATTTGAAAATTTTAGATCAGAACAAACGTTTAACAGAGAAGTTCAATATGGATATGTAACAGATAATGACAATGCATTTTTATATAGATATTCTGATAGAAATAAACGATATTTTCCATATAACGAAACTATAGGATGGGACAGAAAGAAATATAAGGAAGCCTATCGAGACAGAACATTCGGAGTTAATTTTAATGAATGGGGAGTAGAATATTCAAATGTAATGAATCAAATAAATGATATTTACGGAAATAGTGCAACTTTTGGAACTCCTGATTTAAAATTGAAAACGAATTTACATAGATTCGGTTTCGTTTATGATACAACAAAAATGAAAAATAAAAAGTTTGAATCAGATCATTATTTTAGAGCTAGTTACGGTTTTGGAAAGAAAAAATATAGAGATATAAATGCAACACCGACTAATGCAACGGATGACGTTTATTCTTCTGGAAGTGATTATACAACAATTAGTTTGTTATATAGATATGAAAATAATGCTAAACCAAAATATGCAAAAGATAAAACTGAAGAAACTGAAAAGGTTGCGAATGAAAATCAGGATATAAAATTAGTACAAGATTCAAATACAAAAGAATTTTCGATTGCTAATTCTAATAATCAAATTGATAAAATAAATATTGATACTAAAGATCAGTTATTTTTGAGTAATGAAGAAGAACAAGCGTATAAAAGTTATGTTGAAGAAGAAAAATATAGACAAAATAAATTTAACTTGAATGACTTTAATTCTAAATTACAAGATTTAAGAAAAGGTAAAAAATATTTCCAAGTGGGATTAGATATGGAAATTGACGGTTCAGATTCTTTACATAAAACAAATTATAAAGGAATTGACCGATTGAATGACTTGACATTCAAAATTGAAGCTGGATACTTAGAAAAATTCTTTATGGGATATAAATTTATAATGGAAAGACCAGATAGAATTTATAGAGATGTGCCAGGTCGTAAAAGTACGTTTAATTTCAGAAAACATGAACTTGAAGGAAAATACATGTTTGGACAAGATCCTGATAAACCTTGGTGGGTAGGAGCAAAAGTACAATATGTACAAGATGGAGCTCCAAAAGCTTCAGATCCAGAAATTTTCGAAAGTTCGTCAGCAGCAATAAGAGCAAACAAATTAACATTAGGAATGGCTACAATAAGTCATAGATTCGAAAATGTTGAATGGGAAATCGGTGCTGGAATGAAATGGGATAAACCTGACAATAAAAAATTAGGATACTACCCAGTAGTAACATTAAAATTTGGAATAGTAACATTCCCAGAAAAAAATGTTCAATTAAATTACAGCGGTGGTGGAATCCAATTCGGAGCTGGATTATAA
- a CDS encoding nucleoside triphosphate pyrophosphohydrolase family protein, giving the protein MKRKIECVEEFHRIYKLGNSEKPIGKLKDGLEKLRFNLMKEENEEYLEAAQNGDIVEVADALGDMLYILCGTIIEHGMQNVIDDVFEEIHRSNLSKLDENGQPIYREDGKVIKGPNYFPPNLKKFFEK; this is encoded by the coding sequence ATGAAAAGAAAAATTGAATGTGTAGAAGAATTTCACAGAATCTATAAATTAGGAAACTCAGAAAAACCAATCGGAAAATTAAAAGATGGATTAGAAAAATTAAGATTCAATTTAATGAAAGAAGAAAATGAAGAGTATTTAGAAGCAGCTCAAAATGGAGATATAGTAGAAGTTGCCGACGCATTAGGAGATATGCTTTACATCCTTTGTGGTACAATCATCGAACACGGGATGCAAAACGTTATAGATGATGTTTTTGAAGAAATTCACAGAAGTAACTTAAGCAAATTAGATGAAAATGGACAACCAATCTACAGAGAAGACGGAAAAGTAATAAAAGGACCGAATTACTTCCCTCCAAATTTAAAAAAATTCTTTGAAAAATAA
- a CDS encoding MarR family winged helix-turn-helix transcriptional regulator: protein MGCSKGEEKINGCLYFTISKMFRLLNKIAEESFEGMNMCSTHAFLLVLLQEEPKGLSVNEISEALTIAPSTVTRFVDKLAAKGYVERIKIGKHSYTKITDEGQKIMPEVYKAWHSIFDKIETLVGDQKYLEETKEKFIEFTNIIENGKK from the coding sequence ATGGGATGTAGTAAAGGAGAAGAAAAAATAAATGGCTGTTTATATTTTACTATCTCGAAAATGTTTAGACTTCTAAATAAAATAGCCGAAGAATCGTTTGAAGGAATGAATATGTGTTCGACGCATGCATTTTTGTTAGTGTTGTTACAAGAGGAACCAAAAGGATTGTCTGTGAATGAAATTTCAGAAGCATTGACGATAGCTCCTTCGACAGTTACGAGATTTGTTGACAAATTGGCTGCAAAAGGATATGTTGAAAGAATAAAAATTGGAAAACATTCCTATACAAAAATAACTGATGAAGGGCAAAAAATTATGCCAGAAGTTTATAAAGCGTGGCACAGTATTTTTGATAAAATAGAGACTTTGGTTGGAGATCAGAAATATCTGGAAGAAACGAAAGAGAAGTTTATTGAATTTACGAATATTATAGAGAATGGGAAAAAATAA
- the thrS gene encoding threonine--tRNA ligase, with amino-acid sequence MIEMILPDGSKRQLEKPMTVVEFAKTIGSSLGKATVGAIIDGTQVDPSYLIEKSGNIELITATSEKGIEIIRHSAAHIMAQAVQRLFPNTKVTIGPVIENGFFYDFDPEKPFTEEDLVKIEDEMKKIVKENYPFERSEMSAEEAKKFFAEKGETYKVEIIDDLGEDTVSIYKQGEFVDLCRGTHIPSTGYLKAFKLMSTAGAYWRGNSDNKMLQRIYGVAFASKKELDDYLTMMEEAERRDHRKLGKQLNLFFLDEHGPGFPFFMPKGVELFNKLQEMWRVEHKKRGYQEIKTPIMLDRELWEISGHWFNYRENMYTSIIDEKVYAIKPMNCPGSIIAYKNNLHSYKDLPLKYGEMGLVHRHEFSGALHGLMRVRAFTQDDAHVFCTKEQIEEQIIEIIDLYDKFYTLFGFEYHIELSTKPDKAIGSDEIWEMAETNLKSALEHKGIDYKLNPGDGAFYGPKIDFKMKDSIGRIWQCGTIQLDFNLPQRFEMSYIGADGEKHEPVMIHRAMYGSLERFLGILIEHYAGAFPIWLAPVQARILTISDEQVPFAKEVFKKLQEAGIRVEIDTRVEKIGYKIREANGDQKIPVQLIIGKNEVANNEVNVRRFGSQDSQNVSVDEIVNILIEESKVPFAK; translated from the coding sequence ATGATAGAAATGATATTACCTGACGGTAGCAAAAGACAACTAGAAAAACCAATGACAGTAGTGGAATTTGCTAAAACCATAGGTTCTAGCTTAGGAAAAGCAACTGTAGGAGCTATAATTGACGGAACGCAAGTAGATCCTTCATATTTGATAGAAAAATCAGGAAATATAGAATTGATAACAGCAACAAGTGAAAAAGGAATAGAAATCATAAGACACAGTGCAGCACACATTATGGCACAAGCTGTTCAAAGATTATTCCCAAATACAAAAGTTACAATAGGTCCAGTAATCGAAAATGGATTCTTTTATGATTTTGACCCAGAAAAACCATTTACTGAAGAAGATTTAGTAAAAATCGAAGACGAAATGAAAAAAATTGTAAAAGAAAATTATCCTTTTGAAAGAAGCGAAATGAGTGCTGAAGAAGCTAAAAAATTCTTCGCAGAAAAAGGAGAAACTTACAAAGTTGAAATAATTGATGACTTAGGAGAAGATACTGTTAGCATTTATAAACAAGGAGAATTTGTAGATTTATGTAGAGGAACTCACATTCCTTCAACAGGATATTTAAAAGCATTTAAATTAATGTCAACAGCAGGAGCATACTGGAGAGGAAATTCTGATAACAAAATGTTGCAAAGAATTTACGGAGTAGCTTTTGCGAGTAAAAAAGAATTAGATGATTACTTAACAATGATGGAAGAAGCAGAAAGAAGAGATCACAGAAAACTAGGAAAACAACTTAACTTATTTTTCTTAGATGAACATGGACCAGGGTTCCCATTCTTTATGCCAAAAGGTGTTGAATTATTTAATAAACTTCAAGAAATGTGGAGAGTTGAACATAAAAAAAGAGGTTACCAAGAAATTAAAACACCAATTATGCTAGATAGAGAATTATGGGAAATTTCAGGACACTGGTTTAATTATAGAGAAAATATGTATACATCAATAATTGATGAAAAAGTATACGCTATTAAGCCAATGAATTGCCCAGGTTCAATAATTGCCTACAAAAACAACTTACATTCATACAAAGATTTACCATTAAAATATGGAGAAATGGGATTGGTTCATAGACATGAATTTAGTGGAGCTTTGCATGGACTTATGAGAGTTAGAGCATTTACACAAGATGATGCGCACGTTTTCTGTACTAAAGAACAAATTGAAGAACAAATTATTGAAATTATTGATTTATACGATAAATTTTATACTTTATTCGGATTTGAATATCACATTGAATTATCGACAAAACCAGATAAAGCAATTGGTTCAGACGAAATTTGGGAAATGGCAGAAACTAATTTAAAATCAGCTTTGGAACACAAAGGAATTGATTACAAATTAAATCCTGGAGATGGAGCATTCTACGGTCCAAAAATCGATTTCAAAATGAAAGACTCAATCGGAAGAATTTGGCAATGTGGAACAATCCAATTAGATTTCAATTTGCCACAAAGATTTGAAATGAGCTACATTGGTGCGGATGGAGAAAAACATGAACCAGTAATGATTCACCGTGCAATGTACGGAAGTTTAGAAAGATTCCTTGGAATTTTAATTGAACATTACGCAGGAGCTTTCCCAATTTGGCTAGCCCCAGTTCAAGCAAGAATTTTAACAATTTCTGATGAACAAGTTCCATTTGCAAAAGAAGTATTCAAAAAGTTACAAGAAGCAGGAATCAGAGTAGAAATTGACACAAGAGTAGAAAAAATTGGATACAAAATCAGAGAAGCAAACGGAGACCAAAAAATACCAGTACAATTAATTATTGGTAAAAATGAAGTAGCTAACAACGAAGTAAACGTAAGAAGGTTCGGTTCTCAAGACAGTCAAAATGTATCTGTTGATGAAATTGTTAATATTTTAATCGAAGAATCAAAAGTTCCATTTGCAAAATAG